From Priestia aryabhattai, one genomic window encodes:
- a CDS encoding amino acid permease codes for MKKDNQGLQRTMTSRHIMMMALGGAIGAGLFKGSSSAIDMAGPSVIIAYLIGGIILLFIMQGLAEMAVRNSEARTFRDLVQSILGNYPAYFLDWIYWKMWVLNIAAEAVVAAIFIQYWLPDYPIWMLALGVSVIVTVINLLSVKAFAETEYWLALIKITVIVIFIIAGLLLLFVSFGHHTAAGFSNLSDHGGFFPKGPTGLITAMLVVIYSYGGTEIIGVTLAETKNPEKVVPKAVRSTLTRIIAFYLFPFFIIVSLIPWNEVNGVSQSPFVMVFKMIGIPGADHIMNAVILLAVISSMNSGLYGSSRILYTQAVDGRVPKIFSKLSVNKVPVYAILMCTSSLYVGVLISLFAGSKTFDYLMGSLGYTVLFIWLIIAIAHLKSRKVQPEASSSYSVKWFPYTTWAALIALSAILIGVICTTSVVITTITLAIYLFITATYIFKGRFYQSSAVKHAK; via the coding sequence CATTGCCTACTTAATTGGCGGAATTATTTTACTATTTATCATGCAAGGTCTTGCTGAAATGGCGGTTCGAAATAGTGAAGCACGAACGTTTCGTGATTTAGTTCAATCGATTTTAGGAAACTATCCCGCTTACTTTTTGGACTGGATTTATTGGAAAATGTGGGTATTAAACATTGCAGCTGAAGCCGTTGTAGCCGCTATTTTTATTCAGTACTGGCTTCCTGATTATCCAATTTGGATGCTTGCTTTAGGCGTATCCGTTATTGTCACAGTCATTAACTTGCTTTCAGTTAAAGCATTTGCTGAAACGGAATACTGGTTAGCTTTAATTAAAATTACGGTCATTGTAATCTTTATCATCGCTGGACTTCTGTTACTGTTTGTATCATTCGGTCACCATACCGCAGCGGGTTTTTCTAATTTAAGCGATCACGGCGGTTTCTTTCCAAAAGGACCAACTGGGTTAATTACGGCGATGTTAGTTGTCATCTACTCTTACGGCGGAACTGAAATCATCGGGGTAACGCTAGCTGAAACAAAAAACCCTGAAAAAGTAGTACCAAAAGCTGTGCGCAGCACATTAACGCGCATCATTGCTTTTTATCTGTTCCCGTTTTTTATCATCGTGAGCTTAATTCCTTGGAATGAAGTGAACGGCGTTTCCCAAAGTCCCTTTGTTATGGTATTTAAAATGATTGGCATTCCCGGAGCGGATCATATTATGAATGCTGTTATCTTGTTAGCCGTTATTTCTTCTATGAACTCAGGACTTTACGGTTCATCACGTATTTTGTACACGCAAGCAGTAGACGGTCGAGTGCCAAAGATATTTTCGAAACTTTCTGTTAACAAAGTTCCTGTCTATGCAATCTTAATGTGTACATCATCCCTTTATGTCGGCGTGTTGATTTCCTTATTCGCAGGAAGTAAAACATTTGATTATCTGATGGGATCTTTAGGGTATACGGTGTTGTTTATTTGGTTGATTATTGCGATTGCACACTTAAAGTCCCGCAAAGTTCAGCCAGAAGCATCGAGCAGCTACTCTGTTAAATGGTTTCCTTATACAACGTGGGCTGCCCTTATTGCACTAAGCGCTATTTTAATTGGCGTTATCTGTACAACATCCGTTGTTATTACGACTATTACACTAGCTATCTATTTATTTATTACAGCTACGTATATCTTTAAAGGTCGCTTTTATCAATCTTCAGCAGTTAAGCACGCTAAATAA
- a CDS encoding DUF819 family protein: protein MLFTIIQADDTWALWGILAIWASISIFLEQKYKWASFLSGAIIALAGALILSNLKIIPTESPVYDAVWAYLVPLAIPLLLFQVNMKELFQESRKLLFIFLICAVGTVIGSTVGFLLLKDYISELAKIAAAIGASYVGGGVNFATVTAKFEPSSQMVSATVVADNMVMALLFAVYMFIPSMKFFRKHFKTPHIQEVEAGQNGESDRHTLAEKYWAKKEISLKDVAASIGTSFFLVVVSFKLAGWFGTIIPTGANVSIFQTLLHTILSEKYLLLSTLTFLVIYLFPSYFKNISGSQEIGTYFIYIFFVVIGVPASIPLIVEKAPLLILFVFIVGMSNLIVGLLLGKVFKIDLEHILLASNATVGGPTTASAMAIAKGWGSLIGPILVVGTLGYIIGNYIGFVLGYWYLTF, encoded by the coding sequence GTGCTTTTTACTATTATTCAAGCTGATGATACGTGGGCACTATGGGGAATTCTAGCGATTTGGGCTTCTATTAGTATTTTTCTTGAACAAAAGTATAAGTGGGCTTCTTTTCTGTCAGGAGCGATTATTGCGCTAGCAGGGGCGCTTATTTTATCAAATTTAAAAATCATTCCAACAGAGTCTCCGGTTTATGATGCGGTTTGGGCTTATCTAGTGCCGCTTGCCATTCCTTTGCTGCTATTTCAGGTTAATATGAAAGAATTATTTCAAGAAAGCCGTAAACTGCTTTTTATTTTCTTGATCTGTGCAGTAGGCACGGTCATAGGGAGCACGGTCGGCTTCTTGTTATTAAAAGATTATATTTCCGAACTAGCAAAAATTGCAGCTGCTATCGGGGCTTCTTACGTAGGTGGAGGGGTTAACTTTGCTACCGTTACGGCCAAGTTTGAACCATCAAGCCAAATGGTTTCGGCCACGGTGGTTGCTGATAATATGGTCATGGCTTTACTGTTTGCCGTGTATATGTTTATTCCTTCTATGAAGTTTTTTAGAAAGCATTTTAAGACGCCACATATTCAAGAAGTAGAGGCTGGGCAAAATGGAGAAAGTGACCGTCATACGCTTGCAGAAAAATATTGGGCGAAAAAAGAAATTTCGTTAAAAGACGTTGCGGCTTCAATTGGTACATCGTTTTTTCTAGTGGTTGTGTCGTTTAAATTAGCCGGATGGTTTGGAACAATCATTCCAACCGGTGCAAATGTTTCGATATTTCAAACGTTATTACATACTATTTTAAGCGAAAAATACTTATTGCTTTCCACGCTTACGTTTCTTGTCATTTATCTGTTTCCTTCTTATTTTAAAAACATTAGCGGAAGCCAAGAAATCGGCACGTACTTCATTTATATTTTCTTTGTTGTAATCGGAGTACCGGCGTCCATTCCATTAATTGTTGAAAAAGCACCGCTTTTAATCCTATTTGTGTTCATTGTAGGAATGAGTAATTTAATAGTGGGACTGCTTTTAGGAAAAGTATTTAAAATTGATTTAGAGCATATTTTACTGGCGAGTAATGCAACGGTAGGGGGACCTACAACAGCAAGTGCGATGGCGATTGCTAAAGGATGGGGAAGCTTGATTGGTCCTATCTTGGTAGTGGGAACGCTTGGCTATATTATTGGTAACTATATTGGCTTTGTACTTGGCTATTGGTACTTAACATTTTAA
- a CDS encoding TetR/AcrR family transcriptional regulator — translation MKKANARDKILETASRLFQLQGYHATGLNQIIKESGSPKGSLYYYFPKGKEELAIHAVQYTNKYVQVQIKESLNQSSDAAQAIQYFIEELSKQFEHEESIAGMPVGLMAGETALINEQLREVCYAAFQDWEKLFREKMIESGFQEKQAGELAVVINCMIEGGILRSLTEKTSAPLQQIQQKIPVLVRK, via the coding sequence GTGAAGAAAGCAAATGCACGCGATAAGATTTTAGAAACAGCATCGCGGCTTTTTCAGCTGCAAGGCTATCATGCAACAGGATTAAATCAAATTATTAAAGAGAGTGGGTCGCCAAAAGGGTCTCTTTATTATTATTTTCCAAAAGGGAAAGAAGAACTGGCAATTCACGCTGTTCAATATACGAATAAGTACGTCCAAGTTCAAATTAAAGAAAGCTTAAATCAATCTTCTGATGCAGCGCAGGCTATTCAGTATTTTATTGAAGAATTGTCCAAGCAGTTTGAACACGAAGAAAGTATTGCTGGTATGCCTGTTGGACTGATGGCTGGAGAAACAGCGCTTATTAATGAACAGCTTCGCGAAGTCTGCTACGCCGCGTTTCAAGATTGGGAAAAACTTTTTAGAGAGAAAATGATAGAGAGCGGATTTCAAGAGAAGCAAGCAGGAGAGCTCGCAGTTGTAATTAACTGTATGATAGAAGGCGGCATTTTGCGTTCGTTAACAGAAAAAACAAGCGCTCCTTTGCAGCAGATTCAGCAGAAGATTCCGGTTCTTGTTCGTAAATAA
- a CDS encoding LysR family transcriptional regulator, whose translation MEWQQLEYFNVVAQTEHFTKAAEQLSIAQPTLSRSISKLESELGVPLFERKGRQVILNRYGRLFYERTAKVLNEMEEAKRELSDLIHPHRGSISFAFLKSLGASSVPKLVHAFLQEYPNVQFQIFENATNIMLDQLQTGEIDFCMSSVTESRSGIQWEYLWRDELYAYVPDTHPFASKQVLSISDLAHESFIALKKGYGSRTIFDQLFEEAEIVPNITFEGEEFLTVIGFVAAHVGVALLPEIKGVDLRAIKKIKLKEDTASRVIGIAWNKDKYLTPVAKKFQEFLIQYFKEHHTGGEL comes from the coding sequence ATGGAATGGCAGCAGCTTGAATATTTTAATGTTGTAGCTCAAACGGAACATTTCACAAAGGCAGCGGAACAATTATCAATCGCACAGCCTACGCTCAGCCGTTCAATTTCTAAATTAGAATCAGAGCTTGGCGTGCCGCTGTTTGAACGAAAAGGAAGGCAAGTCATTTTAAATCGATACGGACGGCTTTTTTACGAACGAACGGCTAAAGTATTAAACGAAATGGAAGAAGCTAAACGTGAGCTTTCAGATTTGATTCATCCTCACCGCGGCAGTATTTCGTTTGCTTTTTTAAAATCATTAGGCGCTTCGTCCGTCCCAAAACTAGTTCATGCTTTTTTACAAGAGTATCCGAACGTTCAATTTCAAATTTTTGAGAACGCCACGAACATCATGCTCGATCAGCTTCAAACGGGGGAAATTGATTTTTGCATGTCTTCCGTAACGGAATCCAGGTCAGGAATTCAGTGGGAATATTTATGGAGAGACGAGCTGTACGCGTATGTCCCTGATACGCATCCTTTTGCCTCAAAGCAAGTGCTTTCGATTTCAGATTTGGCTCATGAATCGTTTATCGCTTTAAAAAAAGGATATGGAAGCCGAACAATTTTTGATCAGCTGTTTGAAGAAGCCGAAATTGTCCCAAATATTACGTTTGAAGGAGAAGAATTTTTGACGGTGATTGGTTTTGTAGCGGCTCATGTAGGGGTTGCCTTGCTTCCTGAAATAAAGGGAGTGGACTTGCGAGCCATAAAAAAAATAAAGCTCAAAGAAGACACAGCTTCAAGGGTAATTGGGATTGCGTGGAACAAGGATAAATATTTAACTCCTGTTGCGAAAAAGTTTCAGGAATTTTTAATTCAGTATTTCAAAGAACATCATACAGGAGGAGAACTATGA
- a CDS encoding sulfite exporter TauE/SafE family protein → MDVSIVLTMLAVGLILGFVGAGGSGFIISILTLLYGVSVHVALATALTAMIFSSLSGAVSHYREGNVSLKSGISVGILGALGAWIGSNLSSFIPEGELKWLTAGMLLLSGVLLWLRMFLFSRQQKERTIPTGAKFVVYSLLIGLITGALSGMFGIGSTPFIQLGLMMVLGLSIRQSAGTTMLVIIPIAIGGGMGYYQQGFLDIPLLIQVVVGTMVGSYIGAKFTNRVPAPVLKTSLVALPICSSFLLVI, encoded by the coding sequence ATGGATGTTTCAATTGTTTTAACAATGTTAGCCGTCGGACTGATCTTAGGATTTGTCGGGGCAGGCGGATCAGGTTTTATTATTTCAATTTTAACGCTGCTGTACGGCGTATCTGTACACGTTGCTCTCGCAACGGCTCTTACCGCAATGATTTTCTCTTCTTTATCTGGCGCAGTCAGTCATTATCGTGAAGGTAACGTATCTTTAAAATCCGGTATCTCTGTTGGTATCCTCGGCGCATTAGGGGCTTGGATTGGGTCTAACCTTTCATCATTTATCCCAGAAGGCGAGCTAAAATGGCTAACAGCCGGCATGCTTTTATTATCTGGTGTTTTGCTTTGGCTGCGAATGTTTTTATTTTCCCGTCAGCAAAAAGAACGTACTATTCCAACAGGAGCTAAATTTGTCGTCTATTCTTTACTAATTGGCTTGATTACCGGCGCTCTGTCAGGAATGTTTGGAATTGGATCAACTCCATTTATCCAGCTTGGCCTTATGATGGTGTTAGGCTTGTCTATCCGCCAGTCCGCTGGGACGACGATGCTCGTTATTATTCCGATTGCGATCGGCGGAGGAATGGGCTATTATCAGCAAGGCTTTTTAGATATTCCGCTTCTGATTCAAGTAGTTGTAGGCACAATGGTCGGTTCATACATTGGAGCAAAGTTTACAAATCGCGTACCTGCTCCCGTGTTAAAAACTTCCCTTGTGGCACTGCCTATTTGCTCTAGCTTCCTCCTTGTTATTTAA
- a CDS encoding GNAT family N-acetyltransferase: MENTKNVALAFYSETYDSSIHNYTLPEEQLIYTALPVEAIVKCEQEKDRTPVLILVENKLAGFFVLDAGEAVKEYTDSFGALLIRSYSIHPDYQRNGIGKKSLKLLSSFIQHHFPTKNEVVLGVNHKNTAAQHLYNRSGFVDTNRRIFGSQGEQFVYQMNIKKA; encoded by the coding sequence ATGGAGAATACAAAAAACGTAGCGCTAGCGTTTTATAGTGAAACCTACGACTCGTCTATACATAATTATACGCTGCCTGAAGAGCAGCTCATTTATACAGCACTCCCTGTTGAAGCCATAGTGAAGTGTGAGCAGGAAAAGGACAGAACGCCCGTTTTGATTTTGGTAGAAAACAAACTAGCCGGTTTTTTCGTACTCGATGCAGGGGAAGCCGTTAAAGAATATACCGATAGCTTCGGCGCGCTTTTAATACGGTCGTATTCCATTCATCCTGATTATCAAAGAAATGGAATTGGCAAAAAGTCATTGAAACTTCTTTCTTCTTTTATCCAACATCACTTTCCGACTAAAAATGAAGTAGTGCTAGGCGTGAATCATAAAAACACGGCTGCGCAGCATCTATATAACCGAAGCGGCTTTGTCGATACAAACCGGCGTATTTTTGGAAGTCAAGGCGAGCAGTTTGTTTATCAGATGAACATAAAAAAAGCTTGA
- a CDS encoding NAD(P)-dependent oxidoreductase, producing the protein MKIGVVGATGKAGSFIVKEALNRGHDVTAIVRDASKVEERDVRTLEKDIFDITAKDIEGLDAVVNAFGAPEGKEHLHVEAGQALIHVFKQAPDVRLLVVGGAGSLFVDEEKTTRLADTPNFPEEYKATADNQAQNLKDLESTSDINWTFISPAAFFNPSGKRTDAYKKGKDHVILNSEGKSHVSYADYAIAVVDEIERGEHVNERFTVVSDAR; encoded by the coding sequence ATGAAAATTGGAGTCGTAGGTGCTACAGGAAAAGCAGGAAGTTTTATCGTAAAAGAAGCCTTAAATCGTGGGCATGACGTAACAGCAATTGTACGCGATGCGAGCAAAGTAGAAGAAAGGGATGTTCGTACACTGGAAAAAGACATCTTTGATATTACGGCAAAAGATATTGAAGGCTTGGATGCAGTGGTAAATGCATTTGGAGCTCCTGAAGGAAAAGAACATCTTCATGTAGAAGCGGGGCAGGCGTTAATCCATGTATTTAAACAAGCTCCGGACGTTCGTCTTCTTGTTGTAGGAGGAGCAGGCAGTTTGTTTGTCGATGAAGAGAAAACGACGCGTCTAGCAGATACGCCTAATTTTCCAGAAGAGTACAAAGCGACAGCTGACAATCAAGCTCAAAATTTAAAAGACTTAGAAAGTACAAGCGACATTAATTGGACGTTTATTAGCCCGGCAGCATTTTTTAATCCTTCAGGAAAACGAACGGATGCTTATAAAAAAGGAAAAGATCATGTCATTTTAAACTCAGAAGGAAAGAGCCACGTCAGCTATGCTGATTACGCGATTGCTGTTGTTGATGAAATTGAGCGAGGAGAGCATGTAAACGAACGTTTTACCGTTGTATCCGACGCTAGATAA
- a CDS encoding MgtC/SapB family protein: MTAAFISRLALSGLLGALVGLEREFRAKEAGFRTHFLVAVGSTLIMLISKYGFSDVLHQDHMALDPSRVAAQVVSGIGFLGAGMIIIQKQHIRGLTTAAGVWATSGIGLTIGAGMYTVGISATVLVLIGLEILNVMFTSLSTHSILIKFRAANQEDIYELLDKIEKENIMISSYEIHQDHHQGELLYFVEIKGKAKKKGNKVELIKSIHSMAHVLFIEIE, encoded by the coding sequence ATGACCGCAGCTTTTATTAGTCGTCTAGCGCTATCGGGTCTGTTAGGAGCCTTGGTTGGCTTAGAAAGAGAATTTAGAGCAAAAGAAGCGGGCTTTCGCACTCATTTTTTAGTTGCTGTCGGTAGCACGCTGATTATGTTAATTTCGAAATATGGCTTTTCAGACGTGCTTCATCAAGATCATATGGCCCTTGATCCGAGCCGGGTTGCAGCACAAGTAGTAAGCGGTATTGGGTTTTTAGGAGCAGGTATGATTATTATTCAAAAGCAGCATATTAGAGGGCTCACCACAGCCGCAGGCGTATGGGCCACGTCGGGAATTGGTTTAACAATTGGGGCGGGTATGTATACAGTCGGCATTAGCGCAACTGTACTGGTGCTGATTGGCTTAGAAATATTGAACGTAATGTTTACATCTCTTTCTACTCATTCCATTTTAATTAAGTTTCGTGCAGCCAATCAAGAGGATATTTATGAGCTGCTTGACAAGATTGAAAAGGAAAATATTATGATTTCATCCTATGAAATTCACCAGGATCATCATCAAGGGGAACTGCTTTATTTTGTTGAGATAAAAGGAAAGGCAAAAAAGAAAGGAAATAAAGTAGAGTTGATTAAATCAATTCACTCTATGGCTCACGTGTTATTTATTGAAATTGAATAA
- a CDS encoding class I SAM-dependent methyltransferase, translated as MDKIIDYYSRFDEWGRLEREPIEFQVNWHFIKKHLPPSGHILDNGAGPGRYALKLAENGYELTLTDLTPHLVETAKEKALERQVYNAFCDFHVADARNLQCCSDEQFHAALMLGPMYHLQKKQDRIQAVRELHRVTKPGGTVFISFMPRIQHVISSLTSPERLKPNDTAKALHDFYESGCFDHAEEGRFTHAYYTEIDDIIPFLKEHGFQCVELIASNVASSVNSEEWKYWQETSPEEMNSIIQLLIQQASSPYHLGLSSHLLYIGRKY; from the coding sequence GTGGATAAAATCATTGATTATTACAGCAGATTCGATGAGTGGGGACGATTAGAACGCGAGCCTATTGAGTTTCAAGTAAACTGGCATTTTATAAAAAAGCACCTTCCTCCTAGCGGACATATTTTAGATAACGGTGCCGGACCGGGAAGATATGCCTTGAAACTAGCAGAAAACGGCTACGAATTAACTCTAACTGATTTGACCCCTCATTTAGTTGAAACAGCCAAAGAGAAAGCTTTAGAACGGCAAGTATATAATGCATTTTGTGATTTCCACGTGGCAGATGCCCGGAACCTTCAATGTTGTTCAGATGAACAATTTCATGCGGCATTAATGCTTGGACCAATGTATCATTTGCAGAAGAAACAAGATCGCATTCAAGCCGTTCGAGAGCTTCATCGAGTCACAAAGCCAGGAGGAACTGTCTTTATTTCGTTTATGCCGCGCATTCAGCACGTCATTTCTTCTTTAACATCGCCGGAGCGTTTAAAACCAAACGACACGGCAAAAGCACTGCATGATTTTTATGAATCAGGCTGCTTTGATCATGCCGAAGAAGGACGGTTTACTCACGCTTATTACACTGAGATTGACGATATTATTCCTTTTTTAAAGGAGCACGGATTTCAATGCGTCGAGCTGATTGCCTCTAACGTTGCTTCATCCGTTAATTCAGAGGAATGGAAGTACTGGCAGGAAACGTCTCCTGAAGAAATGAACAGCATCATTCAGCTGCTTATCCAACAAGCATCGAGCCCTTATCATCTTGGACTGTCTTCTCATTTACTTTATATCGGGCGAAAATACTAA
- a CDS encoding poly-gamma-glutamate hydrolase family protein: MNRFKWSTSILLCLMYSFLISPPSYASGDYYSSYAELQQHEILHQDYDIRYEQRFSYLSIMAIHGGGIEPGTSEVAKELADRFSASYYLFEGIKSSNNGVLHITSENFDEPIARGMSQQSMSVMTIHGYSGSQPIIYVGGKNQLYKELVKQALRKNSFTVRDAPSDIAGTSEQNIVNDNLLKAGVQLELTAELRKSFFVNHDWSRNNRMNVTPLFHTFVTSLQEASSSYQTFLYFQVH; encoded by the coding sequence ATGAACCGTTTCAAATGGAGTACAAGCATTTTACTATGTTTGATGTACAGCTTTTTGATTAGCCCTCCCTCGTACGCAAGCGGTGACTATTATTCCTCTTATGCAGAACTGCAGCAGCACGAGATTCTCCATCAAGACTACGATATTCGCTACGAACAGCGCTTTAGCTATCTATCCATTATGGCCATTCACGGCGGAGGAATTGAACCAGGTACATCAGAAGTCGCCAAAGAACTCGCCGATCGCTTTTCCGCTTCTTATTATTTATTCGAAGGCATCAAGTCAAGTAACAACGGAGTTCTGCACATAACCTCAGAAAACTTTGACGAACCGATTGCTAGAGGGATGTCTCAGCAAAGCATGTCCGTCATGACGATTCACGGCTACAGCGGCAGCCAGCCTATCATATATGTAGGCGGCAAAAATCAGCTTTATAAAGAGCTGGTGAAGCAAGCGCTACGCAAAAACAGCTTTACAGTCCGCGACGCCCCTTCTGACATAGCCGGAACAAGCGAGCAAAATATTGTAAATGATAATCTTCTAAAAGCCGGAGTACAGCTTGAACTCACAGCCGAACTAAGAAAATCATTTTTCGTAAACCATGATTGGTCGAGAAACAACCGCATGAATGTAACACCGCTTTTTCATACATTTGTCACTTCCTTACAAGAAGCATCTTCTTCCTATCAAACTTTCCTTTACTTTCAAGTTCACTAA
- the pdxR gene encoding MocR-like pyridoxine biosynthesis transcription factor PdxR — protein MLELMPLLNKRKADPLYMQLYTYIKKQIQKGTIPPHEKLPSKRKLALHLSISQNTVEAAYVQLEAEGYIEILARKGAFVKEIKNEVVPQKQSPVYVSLPQKDRKSTAIDFSHGKINVEKFPYNTWKKLTVQAIYHDESQLFYSGHPQGELLLRQEIAAYLYHSRGVRCTAEQIVIGAGTQYLMWLLSVILGKEKIIGFENPGFHRTRHVFQEQGMSVVPISLDDSGLKVKELKESGADAVYITPSHQFPIGMVMPIARRLELLEWAAKTNGYIIEDDYDGEFRYKGKPIPALQGLDQDDRVIYTGTFSKSLMPSLRISYAVLPHRLLASYVKHCGLFKQPVSRLPQHTLFLFMKEGHWERHLNKMRTTYRKKQALLLDCLTTIMGERVDVIGEHSGLHILLKVKNGMSEQKLIEVAAKQEVTIYPTSIYYHSTDENKTPYVLLGFAGLSDEEIKTGVNLLFTAWFEQ, from the coding sequence ATGTTAGAGTTAATGCCTTTGCTTAATAAAAGAAAAGCAGATCCCTTATACATGCAGCTTTATACCTACATAAAGAAACAAATTCAAAAAGGTACCATTCCGCCTCATGAAAAACTGCCTTCTAAACGAAAGCTAGCTCTTCATTTAAGCATTAGCCAAAATACGGTTGAAGCGGCTTATGTGCAATTAGAAGCAGAGGGCTATATCGAGATACTAGCCAGGAAAGGAGCATTTGTAAAAGAGATAAAAAATGAAGTAGTACCTCAAAAACAGTCTCCCGTCTATGTGTCTCTGCCGCAAAAAGATCGGAAATCGACTGCCATTGATTTTAGCCATGGAAAGATAAATGTGGAAAAATTTCCGTATAATACGTGGAAAAAGCTAACGGTGCAAGCTATTTATCATGATGAAAGCCAGCTTTTTTATAGCGGACATCCGCAGGGAGAACTGCTCCTTCGTCAAGAAATTGCAGCGTACCTTTACCATTCAAGAGGAGTGCGCTGTACAGCGGAGCAAATTGTGATAGGTGCAGGTACGCAGTATCTCATGTGGCTGCTTTCTGTCATTCTGGGAAAAGAAAAGATAATTGGGTTCGAAAACCCAGGCTTTCACCGAACGAGGCACGTTTTTCAAGAACAAGGTATGTCGGTTGTCCCTATTTCTCTTGATGATTCTGGCTTGAAAGTGAAGGAACTGAAAGAAAGCGGAGCGGATGCGGTGTATATTACCCCGTCTCATCAATTTCCTATTGGTATGGTCATGCCGATTGCAAGAAGGCTTGAATTACTGGAGTGGGCGGCAAAAACGAACGGCTACATTATAGAAGATGACTATGACGGAGAATTTCGCTATAAAGGAAAACCAATTCCGGCACTTCAAGGACTTGATCAAGACGATCGCGTTATTTATACAGGTACGTTTTCAAAGTCGTTGATGCCTTCTCTTCGAATAAGTTATGCCGTGTTGCCACATCGGCTTCTTGCAAGCTATGTGAAGCACTGTGGGCTTTTTAAACAGCCTGTTTCAAGACTTCCTCAGCATACGCTCTTTCTGTTTATGAAAGAAGGGCACTGGGAACGCCACTTGAATAAAATGAGAACAACATACCGGAAAAAACAAGCGCTGCTTCTAGATTGTTTGACTACTATTATGGGAGAACGTGTAGATGTTATTGGAGAACATTCTGGCTTGCATATTCTTCTTAAGGTAAAAAACGGAATGAGTGAACAGAAACTAATTGAAGTAGCTGCCAAGCAAGAGGTAACGATTTATCCAACGTCGATTTATTATCATAGTACCGATGAAAACAAGACGCCTTATGTATTGCTTGGATTTGCGGGACTGTCTGATGAAGAAATAAAAACAGGTGTAAACTTGCTGTTTACAGCTTGGTTTGAACAGTAA